In Onychostoma macrolepis isolate SWU-2019 chromosome 04, ASM1243209v1, whole genome shotgun sequence, one DNA window encodes the following:
- the LOC131538799 gene encoding uncharacterized protein LOC131538799 → MADKCHLYLLGLIFLSSLRTGSSGVDETHVFISSAQNVRLPCNNAFPDCKSTTWNYNRFRHSAAVELIALGMKKNTTRHEILSLGSDCSLNIKNVTKEDYGIYTCKQFVNNKQLRTDVRVYLHVLHVSSSSSSSQTEISAGRSVTLSCQLYSFAGVSCDDWIRSEGIQLFWVNQTGVTLTISDSRYQISAPDHCISTLNTTLLNDDDNREWKCEVTQRNQVKTTYTVKSSDPAETEVRSTAESLFRVIVIIVEFAVFAAPTVILLQIICARRAGRKNSQHSEEIVMNTIYE, encoded by the exons atggCTGATAAGTGTCATTTGTATCTGCTGGGACTGATCTTTCTCTCTTCACTTCGCACAG GTTCCAGTGGAGTGGATGAGACTCATGTGTTCATCAGTTCTGCTCAAAATGTCCGTCTGCCCTGTAATAATGCTTTTCCTGACTGCAAATCAACTACATGGAACTATAACAGATTCAGACATTCAGCAGCAGTTGAACTGATTGCTTTAGGGATGAAGAAAAACACCACGAGACATGAGATACTCAGTCTGGGGTCTGACTGCTCTCTGAACATCAAGAACGTCACGAAAGAAGATTATGGCATTTACACCTGCAAACAATTTGTGAATAACAAACAACTAAGAACTGATGTTCGTGTTTATCTGCATGTTCTTCACG tctcttcatcatcatcatcctcacagACTGAGATCAGTGCAGGCCGctctgtgactctctcctgTCAGTTGTATTCATTTGCTGGAGTCTCTTGTGATGACTGGATCCGTTCTGAGGGAATTCAGCTGTTCTGGGTGAATCAGACTGGTGTTACACTGACGATATCTGACTCCAGATATCAGATATCAGCTCCAGATCACTGTATCAGCACTCTGAATACAACACTCCTGAATGACGATGACAACAGAGAGTGGAAATGTGAAGTTACCCAAAGAAATCAAGTTAAGACCACATATACTGTCAAGAGTTCAG ATCCAGCAGAAACTGAAGTCAGAAGCACTGCTGAATCATTATTCAGAG TGATTGTGATTATTGTTGAGTTCGCAGTGTTTGCTGCTCCTACTGTGATTCTTCTTCAGATCATCTGTGCAAGAAGAGCTG GGAGGAAGAACTCGCAGCACTCAGAGGAAATAGTGATGAAtacaatatatgaataa